The following are encoded together in the Mycolicibacterium arabiense genome:
- a CDS encoding CHAT domain-containing protein: protein MSRPTLVLRFADVGIATYASLRVVGDPSRTVTWVVEEPLLLAALAELDIGLPEPIGDESVADGLERALVTGPLAKPETEAVLAYRLGVLLLSDPAWELLIACASDPRAVLFVSPSARLGRVPWGLLAVPSARPPADSLVRARAAAVTFAGTAAAQVPWDEVAVASPTDGRRLMELVDVLMAVPANIANAQRPRRSWDDAAGGPPLLVLDPRVPGQRADSSLGSVLGRPDADMPLARHFSPLLADGSVLPPVDGVVELFRRSDSDRWWLADMLGRRPSRLLYVGHATAADSGSADQSALHLADPRPLTAADVMALELALPPRVALLACASGGDYRFDEATGLVAAAVLGGAQLVTATLWSLPTTAGYRRFVGGDADPMTEVVVAVDRAHVAQDAGCALDQWQRERMRRWRIGDTTASPLYWAAVVSFAVDGAR, encoded by the coding sequence GTGAGCCGGCCGACGCTGGTGCTGCGGTTCGCCGACGTCGGCATCGCCACCTACGCGAGCCTGCGCGTGGTCGGCGATCCGTCGCGCACCGTCACGTGGGTGGTCGAGGAACCCCTCCTGTTGGCGGCGCTCGCCGAACTCGACATCGGCCTGCCCGAGCCCATCGGCGACGAGTCGGTCGCCGACGGTCTCGAGCGTGCGCTGGTGACGGGGCCGCTGGCGAAACCCGAGACGGAGGCGGTGCTCGCCTACCGGCTGGGGGTGCTCCTGCTGTCGGATCCGGCGTGGGAATTGCTGATCGCGTGCGCCTCCGACCCGCGTGCGGTGCTGTTCGTGTCGCCGAGTGCCCGGCTGGGGCGGGTGCCCTGGGGACTGCTCGCCGTACCGTCGGCGCGGCCGCCCGCCGATTCCCTGGTGCGTGCCCGCGCCGCCGCCGTCACGTTCGCCGGAACCGCGGCGGCCCAGGTTCCGTGGGACGAGGTCGCGGTGGCGTCACCCACCGACGGCCGACGGTTGATGGAACTGGTCGACGTGTTGATGGCAGTACCGGCGAACATCGCGAACGCGCAGCGGCCGCGGCGGTCCTGGGACGACGCGGCCGGTGGTCCGCCGCTGCTGGTGCTGGACCCTCGGGTGCCGGGCCAACGGGCCGATTCGTCGTTGGGCTCGGTGCTCGGGCGACCGGATGCCGACATGCCGCTGGCACGCCACTTCTCACCGCTGCTGGCCGACGGATCGGTGCTACCGCCCGTCGACGGCGTGGTGGAACTGTTCCGGCGCAGCGACAGTGACCGATGGTGGCTCGCCGACATGCTCGGGCGCCGGCCGTCGCGTCTGCTCTACGTGGGACACGCCACGGCGGCGGATTCGGGTAGCGCAGATCAGTCGGCGCTGCACCTGGCCGACCCGCGGCCGCTGACCGCTGCCGACGTCATGGCGCTGGAACTCGCGCTTCCGCCCCGGGTCGCGCTGCTGGCGTGCGCATCCGGTGGCGACTACCGGTTCGACGAGGCCACCGGCCTGGTGGCGGCAGCCGTCCTCGGCGGGGCTCAGCTGGTCACCGCCACACTGTGGTCGCTGCCGACGACGGCGGGTTACCGGCGATTCGTCGGCGGTGACGCCGACCCGATGACCGAGGTCGTCGTCGCCGTGGACCGAGCGCACGTCGCCCAGGACGCGGGATGCGCGCTCGACCAATGGCAACGAGAACGCATGCGCCGGTGGCGAATCGGCGATACCACCGCCAGCCCGCTGTACTGGGCGGCGGTGGTGTCGTTCGCGGTGGACGGTGCGCGGTGA
- a CDS encoding lipoprotein LpqH, translating to MQRVITAGVGLVAVSLMVVGCSDDKGEATPASSAAAGNGTSEVSTNGSNEVKVEGQDLAGLDLKSVTCVKQAGKINVASAPIGGGAQGLGVVMTDEETPKVESLGLVVDGSALAVSEMGGMKTGSAAVAVDGSTYTITGEAQGADMANPMAGMITKKFEIKVTCS from the coding sequence GTGCAGCGAGTCATCACGGCAGGGGTCGGACTGGTTGCGGTCTCCCTGATGGTGGTCGGGTGTTCCGACGACAAGGGCGAGGCCACACCGGCTTCGAGCGCGGCGGCGGGCAACGGAACCAGCGAGGTCAGCACCAACGGGAGCAACGAGGTCAAGGTCGAGGGTCAGGACCTCGCCGGCCTCGATCTCAAGTCGGTGACGTGCGTCAAGCAGGCAGGCAAGATCAACGTCGCCAGTGCTCCCATCGGAGGCGGCGCGCAGGGGCTGGGTGTCGTGATGACCGACGAGGAGACGCCGAAGGTGGAGTCCCTCGGCCTGGTCGTCGACGGCAGCGCCCTCGCGGTGTCGGAGATGGGCGGAATGAAGACCGGCTCGGCCGCGGTGGCCGTGGACGGCAGCACCTACACCATCACCGGCGAGGCGCAGGGCGCCGACATGGCGAACCCGATGGCGGGGATGATCACGAAGAAGTTCGAGATCAAGGTGACCTGCTCCTGA
- a CDS encoding PspA/IM30 family protein — protein sequence MVESAPVEPGFEPVVPPAPADTGYTASGVPTFDLVREKIETRFGTSMGAAELAAETPEGRSVEEQYEARQKAAAERLAQIRASMKPTDES from the coding sequence GTGGTCGAGTCCGCCCCAGTCGAGCCAGGTTTCGAGCCCGTCGTCCCGCCGGCACCGGCCGATACCGGCTACACCGCGAGCGGGGTGCCGACCTTCGATTTGGTGCGCGAGAAGATCGAGACCCGGTTTGGCACGTCGATGGGTGCCGCGGAACTCGCCGCCGAGACACCCGAGGGCCGCAGCGTCGAGGAGCAGTACGAGGCGCGGCAGAAGGCGGCGGCCGAGCGGCTCGCTCAGATCCGGGCGTCGATGAAGCCCACCGACGAATCCTAG
- a CDS encoding winged helix DNA-binding domain-containing protein, translating to MRRFTVAERRARLARRHLLADGPNQDVAGAAAQLVGLHATDPATPYLTLWARLPGFGVGDLDHALYGARSVAKHLAMRRTLWVFATADLGLVQPSCSDRVADNERRRLVADLEKSGVADDGGAWLAAASAAVLCHLAEHGHASARELRAALPELAGSYDPAPGKTWGGLGPVSPRVMTVMGVRGDLIRGPNEGAWTTSRPRWLLTTDWLGAPVVPAAPDEARAVMIRKWLRAFGPATEADVKWWFGHTLTWTRAGLRDVGAVEIELEGSSAPGYALPDDLEPEPPVEPWCALLPGLDVTTMGWQARDWYLGAHREQVFDRNGNAGPTAWCDGRVVGGWRQDADGRVEVQILEDVGPAARKSLQRKANELTAWLDGVRIKPRFPSPLSRS from the coding sequence GTGCGGCGCTTCACCGTCGCCGAGCGGCGTGCGCGGTTGGCGCGACGGCATCTGCTCGCCGACGGTCCGAATCAGGACGTCGCGGGCGCGGCCGCCCAGCTGGTCGGCCTGCACGCAACCGACCCGGCGACACCGTATCTGACCCTGTGGGCTCGCCTTCCCGGGTTCGGCGTCGGCGACCTCGACCACGCACTGTACGGGGCTCGGTCAGTGGCCAAGCACCTAGCGATGCGGCGGACGCTGTGGGTGTTCGCGACCGCTGACCTCGGGCTCGTGCAGCCGTCGTGCAGCGATCGCGTAGCGGACAACGAGCGCAGGCGGCTGGTCGCGGACCTGGAGAAGTCCGGGGTCGCCGACGACGGCGGAGCCTGGCTCGCCGCCGCATCCGCCGCGGTCCTCTGTCACCTCGCCGAGCACGGTCATGCCAGCGCTCGGGAACTGCGGGCCGCCCTCCCGGAACTGGCGGGCAGTTACGACCCGGCGCCCGGAAAGACCTGGGGTGGATTGGGTCCCGTATCACCACGGGTGATGACGGTGATGGGCGTGCGCGGCGACCTGATCCGCGGCCCCAACGAAGGCGCGTGGACGACGTCGCGCCCACGATGGCTGCTGACGACCGACTGGCTGGGGGCTCCGGTGGTGCCCGCTGCCCCCGACGAGGCGCGCGCCGTCATGATCCGCAAGTGGTTGCGGGCCTTCGGGCCGGCCACCGAGGCCGACGTGAAGTGGTGGTTCGGCCACACCCTGACGTGGACGCGCGCGGGCCTGCGGGACGTCGGCGCGGTGGAGATCGAGCTCGAGGGCAGCAGCGCACCCGGGTACGCCCTGCCCGACGACCTGGAGCCCGAACCCCCCGTCGAGCCGTGGTGCGCTCTGCTGCCCGGGCTCGACGTCACCACGATGGGCTGGCAGGCGCGCGACTGGTACCTGGGCGCCCACCGCGAGCAGGTGTTCGACCGCAACGGCAACGCTGGGCCGACTGCGTGGTGCGATGGCCGGGTGGTCGGCGGATGGCGTCAGGACGCCGACGGTCGCGTCGAGGTCCAAATACTCGAGGACGTCGGTCCCGCCGCCCGGAAGTCGTTGCAGCGCAAAGCGAACGAGCTGACCGCCTGGCTCGACGGCGTCCGGATCAAGCCACGCTTCCCGTCCCCACTGTCGCGGTCTTGA
- the uvrA gene encoding excinuclease ABC subunit UvrA, whose translation MADRLIVKGAREHNLRGIDLDLPRDAMIVFTGLSGSGKSSLAFDTIFAEGQRRYVESLSAYARQFLGQMDKPDVDFIEGLSPAVSIDQKSTNRNPRSTVGTITEVYDYLRLLYARAGTPHCPVCGERIARQTPQQIVDQVLAMDEGIRFQVLAPVVRTRKGEFVDLFEKLNTQGYSRVRVDGVVYPLTEPPKLKKQEKHDIEVVVDRLTVKASSKQRLTDSVETALGLADGIVVLEFVDQEEDTPQREQRFSEKLACPNGHPLAVDDLEPRSFSFNSPYGACPECTGLGIRKEVDPELVVPDGELTLAEGAIAPWSMGHNAEYFTRMLTGLGDALGFSVDTPWNKLPAKARKAILEGCNEQVHVRYKNRYGRTRSYYADFEGVMAFLHRRMEQTDSEQMKERYEGFMRDVPCPVCQGTRLKPEILAVSLTAGKYGPKSIAEVCELSIADCSGFLNALTLGSRETAIAGQVLKEVQSRLGFLLDVGLDYLSLSRAAGTLSGGEAQRIRLATQIGSGLVGVLYVLDEPSIGLHQRDNRRLIDTLVRLRDLGNTLIVVEHDLDTIAHADWVVDIGPAAGEHGGQIVHSGTYKDLLKNARSITGAYLSGKESIPVPDIRRPIDRKRQITVVGAREHNLRGIDVAFPLGVLTSVTGVSGSGKSTLVNDILASVLANKLNGARQVPGRHTRINGLDQLDKLVRVDQSPIGRTPRSNPATYTGVFDKIRTLFAATTEAKVRGYQPGRFSFNVKGGRCEACSGDGTLKIEMNFLPDVYVPCEVCHGARYNRETLEVHYKGKTISEVLDMPIEEATGFFEPISSIHRYLKTLVDVGLGYVRLGQPAPTLSGGEAQRVKLAAELQKRSTGRTVYILDEPTTGLHFEDIRKLLKVINGLVDKGNTVIVIEHNLDVIKTSDWVVDMGPEGGGGGGTVVAIGTPEDIAATPESYTGQFLGELLSVPPAAPAAVAPKRRRKVSA comes from the coding sequence TTGGCTGACCGCCTGATCGTCAAGGGAGCACGCGAACACAACCTTCGGGGCATCGACCTGGACCTGCCCCGGGACGCGATGATCGTCTTCACCGGCCTGTCGGGGTCGGGCAAGTCGTCGTTGGCGTTCGACACCATCTTCGCCGAGGGCCAGCGCCGCTACGTCGAGTCGCTGTCGGCTTACGCCCGGCAGTTCCTGGGCCAGATGGACAAGCCCGACGTCGACTTCATCGAGGGTCTGTCGCCCGCGGTGTCGATCGATCAGAAGTCGACCAACCGCAACCCGCGCTCGACCGTCGGCACCATCACCGAGGTGTACGACTACCTCCGCCTGCTGTACGCACGCGCCGGCACTCCGCACTGCCCGGTCTGCGGTGAGCGGATCGCGCGCCAGACCCCGCAGCAGATCGTGGACCAGGTGCTCGCGATGGACGAGGGCATCCGCTTCCAGGTGCTCGCGCCGGTCGTCCGCACCCGCAAGGGCGAGTTCGTCGACCTCTTCGAGAAGCTGAACACGCAGGGCTACAGCAGGGTGCGCGTCGACGGCGTCGTGTATCCGCTGACCGAGCCGCCGAAGCTCAAGAAGCAGGAGAAGCACGACATCGAGGTGGTCGTCGACCGCCTCACCGTCAAGGCCTCGTCGAAGCAGCGACTTACCGATTCGGTGGAGACGGCGCTCGGCCTCGCCGACGGCATCGTCGTGCTGGAATTCGTCGACCAGGAGGAGGACACGCCGCAGCGCGAGCAGCGGTTCTCCGAGAAGCTGGCCTGCCCCAACGGCCACCCCCTCGCGGTCGACGACCTCGAGCCCAGGTCGTTCTCGTTCAACTCGCCCTACGGCGCCTGCCCGGAGTGCACCGGCCTCGGCATCCGCAAGGAGGTCGACCCCGAGCTGGTGGTCCCCGACGGCGAACTCACCCTCGCCGAGGGCGCCATCGCGCCGTGGTCGATGGGCCACAACGCCGAGTACTTCACCCGCATGCTGACCGGCCTCGGTGATGCGCTGGGCTTCAGCGTCGACACGCCATGGAACAAGCTGCCCGCGAAGGCGCGCAAGGCGATTCTCGAGGGCTGCAACGAGCAGGTGCACGTCCGGTACAAGAACCGCTACGGGCGCACCCGCTCCTACTACGCCGACTTCGAAGGCGTGATGGCGTTCCTGCACCGTCGCATGGAGCAGACCGATTCCGAGCAGATGAAGGAACGGTACGAGGGCTTCATGCGCGACGTGCCGTGCCCGGTCTGTCAGGGCACCAGGCTCAAGCCGGAGATCCTGGCCGTCTCGTTGACGGCGGGCAAGTACGGTCCCAAGTCCATCGCCGAGGTGTGCGAGCTGTCGATCGCCGACTGCTCGGGCTTCCTCAACGCCCTGACACTCGGCTCCCGCGAGACCGCGATCGCCGGCCAGGTGCTCAAGGAGGTGCAGTCACGGCTGGGCTTCCTCCTCGACGTCGGCCTCGACTACCTGTCGCTCTCGCGCGCCGCGGGCACCCTGTCCGGCGGCGAAGCGCAGCGCATCCGGCTCGCGACGCAGATCGGCTCCGGCCTCGTCGGCGTGCTGTACGTCCTCGACGAGCCGTCGATCGGCCTGCACCAGCGCGACAACCGGCGCCTCATCGACACCCTGGTGCGATTGCGCGACCTCGGCAACACGCTGATCGTCGTCGAGCACGACCTCGACACCATCGCCCACGCCGACTGGGTGGTCGACATCGGTCCCGCTGCCGGTGAGCACGGTGGCCAGATCGTGCACAGCGGCACCTACAAGGACCTGCTGAAGAACGCCCGCTCGATCACCGGCGCGTACCTGTCCGGCAAGGAGAGCATCCCGGTCCCCGACATCCGCAGGCCAATCGACCGCAAGCGGCAGATCACGGTCGTCGGCGCCCGCGAGCACAACCTGCGCGGCATCGACGTGGCGTTCCCGCTCGGAGTGCTGACCTCGGTGACCGGTGTCTCGGGTTCGGGCAAGTCGACCCTGGTCAACGACATCCTGGCGTCGGTCCTGGCCAACAAACTCAACGGTGCCCGCCAGGTGCCGGGACGGCACACCAGGATCAACGGGCTGGATCAGCTCGACAAGCTGGTCCGCGTCGACCAGTCGCCGATCGGCCGCACGCCGCGGTCCAACCCGGCGACCTACACCGGCGTCTTCGACAAGATCCGGACGCTGTTCGCCGCGACGACGGAGGCGAAGGTGCGCGGCTACCAGCCGGGCCGGTTCTCCTTCAACGTTAAGGGTGGACGCTGCGAAGCCTGCTCCGGTGACGGCACCCTGAAGATCGAGATGAACTTCCTGCCGGACGTCTACGTCCCGTGCGAGGTGTGCCACGGTGCCCGGTACAACCGCGAGACCCTCGAGGTGCACTACAAGGGCAAGACGATCTCCGAGGTCCTCGACATGCCGATCGAGGAGGCCACGGGCTTCTTCGAGCCGATCTCGTCGATCCACCGGTACCTCAAGACGCTCGTCGACGTGGGTCTCGGGTACGTGCGGCTGGGGCAACCCGCTCCGACGCTGTCGGGCGGCGAGGCGCAGCGCGTGAAGCTGGCGGCCGAACTGCAGAAGCGGTCGACGGGCCGCACGGTGTACATCCTCGACGAGCCCACGACGGGCCTGCACTTCGAGGACATCCGCAAGTTGCTCAAGGTCATCAACGGTCTGGTGGACAAGGGCAACACCGTCATCGTCATCGAGCACAACCTCGACGTCATCAAGACCTCGGACTGGGTCGTCGACATGGGACCCGAAGGCGGTGGCGGCGGCGGGACCGTCGTCGCGATCGGAACCCCCGAGGACATCGCCGCCACTCCGGAGAGCTACACCGGCCAGTTCCTCGGCGAGCTGCTGTCCGTCCCGCCCGCCGCACCGGCGGCGGTTGCGCCGAAGCGACGGCGCAAGGTCAGCGCGTAG
- a CDS encoding MBL fold metallo-hydrolase, with the protein MTGTHISVTDEYTGHVNPGTAARRNLPGATIVKASVGQMDNNAYLVTCSRTGETLLIDAANDANVLLDLVADCAPKLSLIVTTHQHPDHWFALEEVAGKTGAPTAAHQLDAEPLPVRPDRLLADGDTVEVGDLVFDVVHLQGHTEGSVALALGGDATGGVVQLFTGDCLFPGGVGKTWRDGDFERLLGDVSAKVFDVYPDSTVVYPGHGDDTTVGAERPHLDEWRERGW; encoded by the coding sequence ATGACTGGCACACACATCTCGGTCACCGACGAATACACCGGGCACGTAAATCCCGGTACCGCCGCGCGCCGGAACCTCCCCGGCGCGACCATCGTCAAGGCCTCGGTGGGCCAGATGGACAACAACGCCTACCTGGTCACGTGTTCCCGAACCGGCGAGACCCTACTCATCGACGCCGCCAACGACGCGAACGTCCTGCTCGACCTCGTCGCGGACTGCGCCCCGAAGCTGTCGCTGATCGTGACCACGCACCAGCATCCCGACCACTGGTTCGCCCTCGAGGAGGTCGCAGGCAAGACCGGCGCCCCGACCGCCGCCCACCAACTCGACGCCGAGCCGCTGCCGGTGCGGCCCGACCGCCTGCTGGCCGACGGCGACACCGTCGAGGTCGGCGACCTCGTCTTCGACGTCGTCCACCTGCAGGGACACACCGAGGGATCGGTCGCGCTCGCGCTCGGCGGAGACGCGACCGGCGGCGTCGTACAGCTGTTCACCGGCGACTGCCTCTTCCCCGGCGGCGTCGGCAAGACCTGGCGGGACGGCGACTTCGAGCGACTCCTCGGCGACGTCAGCGCCAAGGTGTTCGACGTCTACCCCGACTCCACGGTCGTCTACCCCGGCCACGGGGACGACACCACCGTCGGGGCGGAACGCCCGCACCTCGACGAGTGGCGGGAGCGTGGGTGGTGA
- a CDS encoding DUF427 domain-containing protein — protein sequence MSGWPTPDKPGPGQESVWDYPRPPRLEEFRGSITVELGGQTVASTERGWRVLETSHPPTYYLPASAFAEGVLREADGSSWCEWKGRASYYDLVTPMRTAARAAWTYHSPTRGFEPLAGAIAVIAAQTDRCTVNGEQVQSQPGGFYGGWITSWVVGPFKGIPGSMGW from the coding sequence GTGAGCGGCTGGCCCACCCCCGACAAGCCCGGACCCGGCCAAGAGTCCGTGTGGGACTACCCGCGGCCACCCCGGCTCGAGGAGTTCCGCGGCTCGATCACCGTGGAGCTGGGCGGTCAGACCGTCGCCTCCACCGAGCGTGGCTGGCGAGTGCTCGAGACGAGTCACCCGCCCACCTACTACCTGCCGGCCTCGGCCTTCGCCGAGGGCGTGCTGCGCGAGGCCGACGGCTCGTCGTGGTGTGAGTGGAAGGGTCGGGCCAGCTACTACGACCTGGTGACCCCGATGCGGACGGCGGCGCGCGCCGCATGGACGTACCACTCCCCGACGCGCGGATTCGAGCCGCTGGCGGGAGCGATCGCCGTCATCGCTGCGCAGACCGACCGCTGCACCGTCAACGGTGAGCAGGTCCAATCGCAGCCCGGCGGGTTCTACGGCGGCTGGATCACCAGTTGGGTGGTCGGCCCGTTCAAGGGCATCCCTGGATCGATGGGCTGGTAG
- a CDS encoding universal stress protein — protein MSSYKTVVVGTDGSDSSLRAVDRAGEIAAGSGAKLIVSTAYFPQNEDARAADLLKDEGYKMSGNAPIYAILREARDRAHAAGATDIEEKAIVGAPVDALVELAEDVKADLLVVGNVGLSTIAGRLLGSVPANVARRSKTDVLIVHTS, from the coding sequence ATGAGCAGCTACAAGACCGTGGTTGTCGGAACGGACGGCTCGGATTCGTCGCTGCGCGCAGTGGATCGGGCAGGCGAGATCGCTGCCGGTTCGGGCGCCAAGCTGATCGTCAGTACCGCCTACTTCCCGCAGAACGAGGACGCACGCGCCGCCGACCTGCTCAAGGACGAGGGCTACAAGATGTCGGGCAACGCCCCGATCTACGCCATCCTTCGTGAGGCTCGGGACCGTGCCCACGCCGCGGGGGCCACGGACATCGAGGAGAAGGCCATCGTCGGCGCTCCCGTCGACGCGCTCGTGGAACTCGCCGAAGACGTGAAGGCCGACCTGCTCGTCGTCGGCAACGTCGGCCTCAGCACGATCGCCGGGCGTCTGCTCGGGTCGGTGCCCGCCAACGTCGCGCGCCGGTCCAAGACCGACGTGCTCATCGTCCACACGTCCTGA
- a CDS encoding acyl-CoA thioesterase yields the protein MSFPSPSLADVITTLQVEQVGDGQFVATQLDNPAHHIVGGHIAGQALMAASRTAPGRMPHSVHVYYLRAGDARLPVEFEVVRSRDGGTLSTRRITATQGDQVLLEALASFSTEVGGPEHQSAMPDVPDPETLPAMQDQLADYADELGGYWLRPLPFDLRYVDAPPRLALEHPDPSSRLRMFWRATDSVPVDPVLHSCLLTYLSGTTMLETALVMRRATPISTFNALIDHALWFHRPFDPAEWVLSDQFSPSGIDGRGLATATMYDRSGRVICIATQELYFGRK from the coding sequence GTGAGCTTTCCATCGCCGTCGCTGGCCGACGTGATCACCACGCTGCAGGTCGAGCAGGTCGGCGACGGGCAGTTCGTCGCGACGCAGCTGGACAACCCGGCGCATCACATCGTCGGTGGACACATCGCCGGGCAGGCGTTGATGGCGGCCAGTCGCACCGCACCGGGGCGCATGCCGCACAGCGTGCACGTCTACTACCTGCGCGCCGGCGACGCCCGACTTCCCGTCGAGTTCGAGGTCGTGAGGTCACGCGACGGCGGAACGCTGTCCACTCGTCGGATCACGGCGACGCAGGGCGATCAGGTGCTGCTGGAGGCACTCGCGTCGTTCAGCACCGAGGTCGGAGGGCCGGAACATCAGAGCGCCATGCCGGACGTGCCGGACCCGGAGACGCTGCCGGCCATGCAGGACCAGCTGGCGGACTACGCCGACGAACTCGGCGGCTACTGGTTGCGGCCGTTGCCGTTCGACCTGCGCTACGTCGACGCGCCACCACGTCTGGCGCTCGAACACCCGGATCCGTCGTCGCGCCTGCGAATGTTCTGGCGGGCAACCGATTCCGTGCCCGTAGACCCGGTACTGCACAGCTGCCTGCTGACGTATCTGTCCGGCACGACGATGCTCGAGACGGCCCTGGTCATGCGACGGGCCACGCCCATCAGCACCTTCAACGCGCTCATCGACCACGCCCTGTGGTTCCACCGTCCGTTCGATCCCGCGGAATGGGTGCTCTCGGATCAGTTCTCGCCGAGTGGGATCGACGGCCGCGGCCTGGCCACCGCGACGATGTACGACCGGTCGGGACGGGTCATCTGCATCGCGACGCAGGAGCTGTACTTCGGCCGCAAGTGA
- a CDS encoding DUF899 domain-containing protein has product MNIDSTACPEVVGRDEWLTARRELLVREREATHLRDAVNAQRRRLPMVKVEKDYAFQGPDGVVGLADLFEGRPQLYVHHFMWIDATDRGCPSCTVAADLTFTERDRALLNARGVTFVAVSRAPYASIARYRDERGWTFPWYSSRDGDFTYDLHVTLDPYRAAVEYNYKSLAELHADGWSDDELRGDWPGASVFLRRGDEVFHTYTTYARGLDPSSAGYPFLDITPYGRQEAWEDSPEGWPQNGPAVGVPLQ; this is encoded by the coding sequence ATGAACATCGATTCGACCGCCTGTCCTGAGGTCGTCGGCCGCGACGAGTGGCTGACGGCGCGCCGAGAGCTGCTCGTGCGGGAGCGGGAGGCGACGCACCTTCGCGACGCGGTCAACGCCCAGCGCAGACGGCTGCCGATGGTGAAGGTGGAGAAGGACTATGCGTTCCAGGGTCCGGATGGCGTCGTCGGCCTGGCCGACCTATTCGAGGGACGACCGCAGCTCTACGTCCACCACTTCATGTGGATCGACGCGACCGACCGTGGCTGCCCGAGTTGCACCGTGGCAGCAGACCTCACGTTCACCGAGCGGGACCGAGCCCTGCTCAATGCCCGTGGAGTCACGTTCGTCGCGGTATCGAGGGCGCCGTACGCCAGCATCGCCCGCTATCGGGACGAACGCGGCTGGACCTTCCCGTGGTACTCCTCGCGCGACGGGGACTTCACCTACGACCTCCACGTGACGCTCGACCCGTATCGCGCTGCGGTGGAGTACAACTACAAGTCCCTGGCGGAGCTGCACGCCGACGGCTGGTCCGACGACGAACTGCGGGGCGACTGGCCGGGAGCCAGCGTGTTCCTGCGCCGCGGCGACGAGGTGTTCCACACCTACACCACCTACGCGCGCGGCCTGGACCCGTCGTCGGCGGGCTATCCGTTCCTCGACATCACGCCCTATGGGCGCCAGGAGGCCTGGGAGGACTCACCCGAGGGTTGGCCGCAGAACGGACCGGCCGTCGGGGTGCCACTCCAGTAG
- a CDS encoding MgtC/SapB family protein yields the protein MLQLLADPPFFGGPGQGTRQIVELFVAFGLTALIGLEREVQGKSAGLRTQTIVGTAAALILLVSKYGFQDVLQPELVVVDPSRVAAQIVSGIGFLGAGIIIFRRGSVHGLTTAAAVWESAAIGMAAGSGLLLLACTVTAMHFLIVLGFMPVARRLASRLSGSIRMHVVYDEGRGVLTRLLQACERRGWQLAELASDPAGEPLGAGHGQSGIVLTLSGNGIVNAPAVLATIEGVTAIRRLDDDPDPD from the coding sequence ATGCTGCAGCTGCTCGCCGACCCACCGTTCTTCGGCGGCCCCGGCCAAGGCACCCGCCAGATCGTCGAGTTGTTCGTGGCCTTCGGGCTCACCGCACTCATCGGCCTGGAACGCGAGGTGCAGGGCAAGAGCGCCGGCCTGCGCACCCAGACGATCGTCGGCACCGCCGCTGCGCTGATCCTCCTGGTGAGCAAGTACGGATTCCAGGACGTCCTGCAACCCGAACTCGTCGTCGTGGACCCGTCCCGCGTCGCGGCTCAGATCGTCTCGGGCATCGGGTTTCTCGGAGCGGGCATCATCATCTTCCGCCGCGGCTCCGTCCACGGACTGACCACTGCCGCCGCGGTCTGGGAATCGGCCGCCATCGGGATGGCCGCCGGCTCGGGGTTGCTGCTGCTGGCCTGCACCGTCACGGCAATGCACTTCCTGATCGTGCTCGGGTTCATGCCGGTGGCCAGGCGGCTCGCGTCACGGCTCAGCGGGTCGATCCGAATGCACGTCGTCTACGACGAAGGGCGCGGCGTGCTCACCCGACTGTTGCAGGCGTGCGAGCGCCGCGGCTGGCAGCTCGCCGAACTCGCCAGCGACCCCGCGGGCGAACCGCTCGGCGCCGGGCACGGACAGTCCGGCATCGTTCTCACGTTGTCGGGCAACGGAATAGTCAACGCGCCCGCCGTGCTGGCGACGATCGAGGGCGTGACGGCGATCCGTCGACTCGACGACGACCCCGACCCGGACTAG